The Coccidioides posadasii str. Silveira chromosome 3, complete sequence genome contains a region encoding:
- a CDS encoding uncharacterized protein (EggNog:ENOG410PTDU~COG:S), which translates to MSFPKGIMKKERAIYNARQLSGAAIIQTFDYMIREGVDDVTEDGEFHLSRAAISSGSSTRDQAWRDRAFSTLHTWVVDVEYVLHKYWKMKCLTRHRDRPTSLPVRFPAPAKTNHDNPAGCGIAARAPMTFPTTQRQTALMEGTKVGNGETSDLRWSCLRRNRLQPNGNSRRTSHMRSAAAPPPPRGPRHHVQDDTSSIRLHLCWKRNEQRFHPRSPAWGSSVRVSQEAPGKFDPGLPWECKPQGAVHHGRVVHYLLLSWAGDGVDPEHFDIYRDGKRLQKELGQYGVIHGDIRLANVVYNAELGKPMLIDFDQARLNTRARKRKSIAGFSRTKPKRLMQN; encoded by the exons ATGTCATTCCCAAAAGGGATAATGAAAAAGGAGAGGGCCATCTACAACGCGCGGCAGCTCTCCGGTGCGGCCATCATCCAAACATTCGACTACATGATCCGGGAAGGTGTCGA TGACGTCACTGAGGATGGCGAATTTCATCTCTCACGCGCTGCAATATCATCGGGCTCCTCCACAAGGGATCAAGCTTGGCGAGATCGCGCGTTTTCCACGCTCCACACCTGGGTTGTTGACGTCGAGTACGTCCTGCACAAATACTGGAAGATGAAATGCCTCACACGCCACCGGGATCGACCTACATCCCTTCCAGTCCGCTTTCCAGCGCCGGCAAAGACCAACCACGACAACCCCGCCGGTTGCGGAATCGCTGCGCGAGCCCCGATGACCTTCCCCACGACCCAGCGTCAGACAGCTCTGATGGAGGGAACAAAGGTTGGAAATGGGGAGACAAGCGACTTGCGGTGGTCATGTCTCCGCCGCAACCGCCTCCAGCCAAACGGCAACAGCCGGCGTACCAGTCACATGAGGAGCGCCGCC GCCCCTCCGCCTCCACGGGGCCCGCGGCATCATGTTCAAGATGACACTAGCTCGATACGGCTACACCTTTGTTGGAAAAGGAACGAACAAAGGTTTCATCCCCGATCTCCAGCATGGGGCTCAAGTGTACGAGTATCTCAGGAAGCTCCAGGGAAATTTGATCCCGGTCTGCCTTGGGAGTGTAAACCTCAGGGAGCCGTTCATCACGGTCGGGTCGTCCACTACCTACTTCTCTCCTGGGCGGGAGATGGCGTAGACCCAGAGCATTTCGACATCTACCGGGATGGAAAGCGATTACAGAAGGAGTTGGGCCAATACGGAGTGATCCATGGAGACATTCGTCTAGCCAATGTTGTCTACAATGCAGAGCTGGGCAAACCAATGCTGATCGACTTTGATCAGGCGCGTCTCAATACACGGGCACGCAAGAGAAAATCAATCGCAGGGTTCTCAAGGACCAAGCCCAAGCGACTCATGCAGAATTAA
- a CDS encoding uncharacterized protein (EggNog:ENOG410PHB6~COG:S), with protein MATKEVSNCDDKDGSLPGDGGLTVKQLSSSLNQSTLTKWQAAAVLQSLSRREVIPNDRSGSEPLSEAQEKMEGPSSREKASPVKSLPAKQLQSCESPIIPNKSRKRPLLQSEQQPEIPFRRRPQPNVFTPNYDDGTHRVWAGAKKHTAYDFDSPVASMSVLNSEEMPVNTLTLEPEIRQISEEQLSNEVRTIYAGLVLVEKKCVEVDRQQANNPTHLNHGQWQALIALHMTLLHEHHDFFLASQHPSASPGLQKLASRYSMPARMWRHGIHSFLELLRHTLPEALDHMLTFVLTAYSMMTLLLESVPSFENTWIECLGDLARYRMAVEESDFRDREVWADVARYWYNKAADKSPQAGRIQHHLAVLARPNILQQLFFYSKSLVCVQPFPNTKESIMLLFNSLLDQKELALAHCSPTMLPFVKAHGTLFTKQSILAFLEYGLEYMSYLETQVGRVGSKWREQGVYIASANFACLLEYDASSHLSKLFQKAIESPVLNESRLKNEHFPMPESGTKRHLPEDFSMRGLVWSQLYYPADFFNYPFLEDEEGRSLELPSVTVSRLERCLWLGHRLASLDLWISFNEKPKKFVVTDYGKQIEGKARRVTLFDDAARFFEERDYVKTSSEDEHDLQMADAQPVQAVDTQSK; from the exons ATGGCAACCAAAGAAGTTAGCAATTGTGATGATAAGGATGGTAGCCTGCCAGGTGATGGAGGATTGACAGT GAAGCAATTATCCTCATCCTTGAACCAGTCTACCCTGACCAAATGGCAAGCGGCGGCCGTTCTCCAATCATTGTCGCGGCGAGAAGTTATCCCAAACGACCGATCCGGCTCAGAACCACTGTCTGAGGCTCAAGAGAAAATGGAGGGGCCTTCCTCTAGGGAAAAGGCTTCTCCAGTGAAATCCCTGCCCGCGAAACAACTTCAATCTTGTGAAAGTCCCATCATTCCCAATAAGTCGCGCAAACGCCCTCTCCTACAGTCCGAGCAACAGCCTGAAATCCCTTTCCGCCGGCGGCCACAGCCAAATGTCTTCACCCCCAACTATGATGATGGAACTCACCGCGTCTGGGCCGGTGCCAAAAAACATACCGCCTATGACTTTGACTCGCCCGTGGCCTCGATGTCGGTGCTAAACAGTGAGGAGATGCCCGTCAATACCCTGACCCTGGAACCCGAAATACGTCAAATCTCAGAAGAACAGCTGAGCAATGAAGTCCGCACTATCTATGCTGGCCTAGTTCTAGTGGAGAAAAAATGCGTGGAGGTTGACCGCCAACAAGCCAATAACCCTACTCACTTGAATCATGGACAATGGCAAGCACTCATAGCCTTGCATATGACCCTCCTCCATGAACATCATGATTTCTTCCTTGCATCACAGCACCCCTCTGCAAGCCCTGGCCTTCAGAAATTGGCCAGTCGTTATTCAATGCCTGCCCGGATGTGGCGGCATGGAATCCACTCGTTCCTGGAACTTTTGCGCCATACGCTCCCCGAGGCATTAGATCATATGCTGACCTTTGTATTGACTGCATATTCCATGATGACCCTGTTGCTTGAGAGCGTACCCAGCTTTGAAAACACCTGGATTGAATGCTTGGGGGATTTGGCCCGGTACAGGATGGCTGTGGAAGAGTCTGACTTTCGCGACAGGGAGGTGTGGGCTGATGTGGCAAGATACTGGTACAACAAAGCTGCAGACAAGTCTCCCCAGGCTGGGAGAATTCAGCATCATCTTGCTGTCCTTGCCAGGCCCAATATTCTTCAGCAGCTGTTCTTCTACTCCAAATCCCTGGTTTGTGTTCAGCCATTCCCTAATACTAAAGAATCCATTATGCTGCTTTTCAACTCCCTCTTGGACCAGAAGGAGTTAGCCCTAGCTCACTGTTCCCCTACAATGTTGCCTTTTGTGAAAGCTCATGGAACTCTTTTCACCAAACAGTCAATACTCGCCTTCCTTGAGTATGGACTCGAGTACATGTCATACCTGGAGACCCAAGTTGGTCGCGTCGGATCCAAATGGAGAGAACAGGGAGTCTACATTGCCTCTGCAAATTTTGCCTGTCTTCTTGAGTATGATGCTAGCTCACATCTCAGCAAACTGTTCCAGAAGGCCATTGAGTCCCCT GTCCTGAATGAATCTCGGCTGAAAAATGAACATTTTCCTATGCCAGAAAGTGGCACAAAGCGCCATTTGCCTGAAGATTTTTCAATGCGTGGATTGGTGTGGAGTCAATTGTACTACCCTGCTGATTTCTTTAACTACCCCTTTCTTGAAGATGAGGAGGGAAGGTCTTTGGAACTCCCTAGTGTCACAGTGTCTCGGTTGGAACGATGTCTTTGGCTGGGACACCGCCTTGCATCT CTGGACCTCTGGATTTCATTTAATGAGAAGCCGAAGAAATTTGTCGTCACAGACTATGGCAAGCAAATTGAGGGCAAGGCTAGAAGGGTAACCCTCTTTGATGATGCAGCACGCTTCTTTGAGGAAAGAGACTATGTCAAGACATCATCAGAAGATGAGCATGATTTACAGATGGCAGACGCTCAACCTGTACAGGCTGTTGATACTCAGTCAAAATGA